Proteins co-encoded in one Vidua macroura isolate BioBank_ID:100142 chromosome 13, ASM2450914v1, whole genome shotgun sequence genomic window:
- the LOC128814082 gene encoding LOW QUALITY PROTEIN: protein BUD31 homolog (The sequence of the model RefSeq protein was modified relative to this genomic sequence to represent the inferred CDS: inserted 2 bases in 2 codons) produces MPQVRRGRKAPPDGWELIEPTLDQLGQQMREVEMELHEGKRNMESLWPIXQESRFIFDLFPTRKAISRELYEYRTKEXDKNLIAKWEKPGYGNLCCLRCIQTWDTNFGTNCICRVPKSKLEVGTIMECTHCGCRGCSG; encoded by the exons ATGCCCCAGGTGAGGAGGGGCAGGAAGGCTCCCCCGGATGGCTGGGAGCTGATCGAGCCCACGCTGGACCAGCTGGGTCAGCAGatgagagaagtggagatggaGCTGCATGAAGGGAAGAGGAACATGGAGTCCCTCTGGCCCA TCCAGGAATCCCGTTTCATCTTTGATCTCTTCCCCACGAGGAAAGCAATCAGCAGAGAGCTCTATGAGTACCGCACCAAGG GTGACAAAAACCTGATTGCCAAGTGGGAGAAGCCGGGCTATGGGAACCTCTGCTGCCTGCGCTGCATCCAGACTTGGGACACCAACTTTGGGACCAACTGCATCTGCAGGGTCCCCAAAAGCAAGCTGGAAGTG gGCACAATCATGGAGTGCACTCACTGTGGAtgcagaggctgctctgggtgA